In the Phaseolus vulgaris cultivar G19833 chromosome 7, P. vulgaris v2.0, whole genome shotgun sequence genome, one interval contains:
- the LOC137827850 gene encoding LOW QUALITY PROTEIN: protein DESIGUAL 2 (The sequence of the model RefSeq protein was modified relative to this genomic sequence to represent the inferred CDS: inserted 1 base in 1 codon): protein MAVSVTILVLIIALHLIAFVFAIGAERRRSEAKVLPDEYDDRTFCVYTTDASTIYGLAAVALLLLSQAVLNGVTRCLCCGKGLVSGCSATCAVVSFILSWISFLGAEACLLAGSAKNAYHTKYRGYFAKHDLSCATLRKGVFAAGAALTLLSMLTSILYYWAHSKADTGFWEKHRNEGLXIGHTTPPPPPRCRL, encoded by the exons ATGGCAGTTTCTGTAACAATTTTGGTGCTCATAATCGCTCTGCATCTCATAGCCTTCGTCTTTGCCATTGGCGCCGAACGACGTCGTAGCGAG GCCAAGGTGCTCCCCGACGAGTACGATGACCGAACCTTCTGCGTTTACACCACCGACGCCTCCACCATCTACGGCCTCGCCGCCGTCGCTCTCCTGCTCCTCAGCCAGGCCGTCCTCAACGGCGTCACTCGATGCCTATGCTGCGGCAAAGGGCTTGTTTCCGGTTGCTCCGCCACTTGCGCCGTCGTATCCTTCATCCTCTCCTG GATTAGTTTTCTGGGAGCAGAGGCGTGTTTGTTAGCAGGGTCTGCGAAGAATGCATACCACACCAAGTACCGAGGGTACTTTGCGAAGCACGATTTGTCTTGTGCTACCCTGCGCAAAGGTGTGTTTGCTGCTGGAGCTGCCTTGACCTTGCTCTCCATGCTGACCTCCATTTTGTATTATTGGGCACACTCCAAGGCTGATACTGGTTTCTGGGAGAAGCACCGCAATGAAGGGC GGATTGGCCACacaacaccaccaccaccaccaaggTGCCGACTCTGA
- the LOC137829617 gene encoding reticulon-like protein B14, translating to MPIRSREPAQRPGFFNRQRPLHAVLGGGKLADILLWKDKISSATILAAFSIIWFLFEVVEYNFLTLLCHILMVIMLILFVWYNAAGLITWSLPQIYDFQIPESTFRFLHQKLNSFLRNFYDISTGKDLALFFATITGLWIMSAIGNYFTTLNLLYILFLSLVTLPIMYERYEHEVNYLASKGNQDVKRLFNTLDNKVLNKIPRGPVKEKKNR from the exons ATGCCAATCCGTTCCCGTGAGCCTGCACAAAGGCCAGGTTTCTTCAACCGTCAAAGACCACTGCATGCAGTTCTTGGCGGAGGAAAGC TTGCTGATATACTTCTATGGAAAGACAAGATATCATCGGCAACAATCCTAGCTGCGTTCTCCATCATTTGGTTCCTCTTTGAAGTCGTTGAATACAATTTTCTTACCCTTCTTTGTCACATCCTCATGGTCATTATGCTCATCCTATTCGTATGGTATAATGCAGCAGGACTTATCACATG GAGCCTGCCTCAAATCTATGATTTTCAAATCCCCGAATCCACCTTTAGATTCTTGCATCAGAAGCTGAACTCATTCTTGAGGAATTTTTATGACATTTCAACTGGGAAAGACCTAGCACTCTTCTTTGCG ACAATTACTGGTCTCTGGATTATGTCAGCAATTGGGAATTATTTTACCACTTTGAATCTCCTATACATAC TGTTCCTCAGCTTGGTGACCCTTCCCATTATGTATGAGCGATATGAACACGAGGTGAATTATCTAGCAAGCAAAGGAAACCAAGACGTGAAGAGATTGTTCAACACATTGGATAATAAAGTTCTGAACAAGATTCCAAGGGGACCtgtgaaagaaaagaagaacagATGA
- the LOC137827615 gene encoding alpha,alpha-trehalose-phosphate synthase [UDP-forming] 5-like, with translation MASRSYSNLLDLTSCGSPSFGREKKRLPRVATVAGVLSELDDESSNSVGSDTPSSVSQERMIIVGNQLPLKARRKDNGSWEFTWDEDSLLLQLQDDLGDDVETIYIGCLKEEIEPSEQDDVAQYLLDTFKCVPTFLPPELFSKFYHGFCKQHLWPLFHYMLPLSPDLGGRFDRSLWQAYVSVNKIFADKVMEVISPDDDFVWVHDYHLMVLPTFLRKRFNRVRLGFFLHSPFPSSEIYRTLPVRDELLRALLNSDLIGFHTFDYARHFLSCCSRMLGISYQSKRGYIGLEYYGRTVSIKILPVGIHIGQLQSVMSLPETESKVAELKMRFKDQTVLLGVDDMDIFKGISLKLLAMEQLLLQHPDKRGRVVLVQIANPARGRGKDVQEVQSETYATVKRINNTFGRSGYTPVVLIDRPLQSYERIAYYVIAECCLVTAVRDGMNLIPYEYIICRQGSEKIDEILGTDPHTQKRSMLVVSEFIGCSPSLSGAIRVNPWNIDAVAEAMDSALMVPEAEKQMRHEKHYRYVSTHDVGYWARSFLQDLERACRDHLRRRCWGIGFGLGFRVIALDPNFRKLSVEHIVSAYKRTKHRAILLDYDGTMVQPGSMSTTPNAEAVGILNILCRDTKNCVFIVSGRERNTLTEWFSSCERMGIAAEHGYFVRTNQNAEWETCVPVADFEWKQIAAPVMQLYVETTDGSNIETKESALVWNYEYADRDFGSCQAKELLDHLESVLANEPVSVKSSPNIVEVKPQGVSKGIVAERLLSKMKQKGVIPDFVLCIGDDRSDEDMFGVIMNARALLSPVAEVFPCTVGQKPSKAKYYLEDTSEILRMLQGLANASEQCSTRTSSQPSH, from the exons ATGGCTTCAAGGTCATATTCCAACTTGTTAGATCTTACTTCCTGTGGCTCCCCAAGTTTCGGTCGCGAGAAGAAAAGGCTACCTCGAGTGGCAACTGTTGCCGGAGTACTGTCTGAACTAGATGATGAGTCCAGCAACAGTGTTGGCTCTGATACTCCATCCTCAGTCTCTCAAGAGAGGATGATCATTGTGGGTAACCAGCTTCCACTGAAGGCACGCAGAAAGGACAATGGTAGTTGGGAGTTTACATGGGACGAGGACTCACTTCTTTTGCAGCTGCAAGATGATCTTGGGGATGATGTGGAAACTATCTATATTGGTTGTCTTAAAGAAGAGATTGAGCCGAGTGAGCAAGATGATGTTGCTCAGTACTTGCTGGACACTTTCAAATGCGTGCCCACTTTTCTCCCTCCTGAGCTTTTTAGTAAATTCTATCATGGATTCTGCAAACAACATCTGTGGCCTTTATTTCACTACATGCTTCCGCTGTCGCCTGATCTTGGTGGTAGATTCGATAGGTCCCTTTGGCAAGCTTATGTTTCTGTGAACAAGATATTTGCTGATAAAGTGATGGAAGTCATTAGCCCTGATGATGACTTTGTGTGGGTTCATGACTATCATCTGATGGTACTTCCAACATTtttgagaaagagatttaacAGGGTGAGACTAGGATTCTTCCTCCACAGTCCCTTTCCTTCCTCTGAGATATACCGAACCCTTCCTGTCAGGGACGAACTTCTTAGAGCTCTTCTGAATTCTGACCTTATTGGGTTTCATACTTTTGATTATGCCAGGCATTTCCTCTCCTGTTGCAGTAGAATGCTTGGAATTTCTTACCAGTCCAAGCGGGGCTACATTGGTCTTGAGTACTATGGAAGAACTGTAAGCATTAAGATTCTTCCTGTTGGTATTCATATAGGTCAGCTCCAATCAGTCATGAGTCTTCCTGAGACAGAAAGCAAGGTTGCAGAGTTAAAAATGCGGTTCAAAGACCAAACTGTGCTGCTCGGGGTTGATGACATGGATATCTTCAAAGGAATCAGCTTAAAACTTTTGGCCATGGAACAATTGCTTTTGCAACATCCTGATAAGAGGGGCAGAGTTGTCCTGGTTCAAATTGCAAACCCTGCAAGAGGCCGCGGAAAGGATGTGCAGGAGGTGCAAAGTGAAACTTATGCCACGGTGAAGAGGATAAATAATACCTTTGGAAGGTCTGGATACACACCTGTAGTCTTGATAGATAGACCACTTCAGAGTTACGAGCGAATTGCTTATTATGTGATTGCTGAATGTTGCCTTGTTACAGCAGTGAGAGATGGGATGAACCTTATACCCTATGAATACATCATTTGTAGACAAGGAAGTGAGAAGATAGATGAGATCTTAGGGACAGACCCACATACTCAAAAGAGGAGTATGCTGGTGGTGTCCGAGTTCATTGGCTGCTCCCCTTCGCTGAGTGGGGCAATTCGAGTGAATCCGTGGAACATTGATGCTGTTGCTGAAGCTATGGATTCTGCACTGATGGTTCCAGAGGCTGAAAAGCAGATGCGGCACGAGAAACATTATAGATATGTTAGTACGCATGATGTTGGATATTGGGCACGTAGCTTCTTGCAGGATCTGGAAAGGGCATGTAGAGATCATCTAAGGAGGCGATGCTGGGGAATTGGTTTTGGTTTAGGCTTTCGAGTAATTGCTTTGGATCCAAACTTTAGAAAGCTATCTGTGGAACATATTGTTTCAGCTTATAAGAGGACCAAGCACCGAGCAATTCTTTTGGATTATGATGGTACTATGGTGCAGCCAGGATCTATGAGTACGACACCTAATGCTGAAGCTGTTGGCATCTTGAACATCTTGTGCAGGGACACCAAGAATTGTGTTTTCATTGTAAGTGGAAGGGAGAGAAATACTCTTACCGAATGGTTTTCTTCTTGTGAAAGGATGGGAATTGCTGCTGAGCATGGTTATTTTGTAAG GACAAATCAAAATGCAGAATGGGAAACATGTGTTCCAGTAGCGGATTTTGAGTGGAAACAGATTGCTGCGCCGGTTATGCAATTGTATGTGGAAACAACTGATGGTTCTAACATAGAGACCAAAGAAAGTGCTCTTGTTTGGAACTACGAGTATGCAGACCGAGACTTTGGTTCATGTCAAGCTAAGGAGCTTCTTGATCATCTGGAAAGTGTTCTTGCCAATGAGCCCGTTTCGGTTAAAAGTAGTCCAAACATTGTGGAAGTAAAACCTCAG GGTGTGAGTAAGGGTATTGTAGCAGAACGTCTTCTCtcaaaaatgaaacaaaagggAGTGATTCCAGATTTTGTTCTGTGCATTGGAGATGACAGATCAGACGAGGACATGTTTGGGGTGATAATGAATGCAAGGGCACTACTGTCTCCAGTTGCTGAAGTGTTTCCTTGCACTGTTGGTCAGAAACCaagcaaggccaagtattactTGGAAGACACAAGTGAGATTTTGAGAATGTTGCAAGGCCTTGCCAATGCTTCTGAGCAGTGTTCTACTAGAACTTCTTCCCAGCCTTCTCATTAA